One part of the Pseudomonas sp. MYb118 genome encodes these proteins:
- a CDS encoding extracellular solute-binding protein: protein MMFRNTLRRGLTMTLLGLALATPLTQAADPVSLTLYNGQHKEVGDAVAKAFEAKTGIHVDVRKGSSNQLASQIVEEGDRSPADVFYAEESPPLNKLGEQGLLAQTDPATLAVLPKDYVAANGTWIGVTARVRVVAFNPKLVDEKDLPKSVMEFSDPKWQGKVGFVPTSGAFQEQAVAIIRVHGMDAAEEWLTGLRAFGKTYSNNMVALKAVENGEIATVLVNNYYWFALQREKGQLDSKLHYFTGGDVGGLITVSSAAVVKATKHPKEAQQLLAYMASEEGQRVITQTTAEYPLHKGMVSDRGLKPFSELEAPNVTPADLGNAEEALDLERDVGLN from the coding sequence ATGATGTTTCGAAATACCCTGCGCCGCGGCCTGACCATGACCCTGCTCGGCCTGGCACTCGCCACTCCCCTCACCCAGGCTGCCGATCCCGTTTCCCTGACCCTCTACAACGGCCAACACAAGGAAGTCGGTGACGCCGTCGCCAAGGCGTTCGAAGCCAAGACCGGTATCCACGTCGACGTACGCAAGGGCAGCAGCAACCAGCTGGCCAGCCAGATCGTCGAAGAAGGCGACCGCTCGCCGGCCGACGTGTTCTACGCCGAAGAGTCGCCACCACTGAACAAACTCGGCGAACAGGGCCTGCTGGCCCAGACCGATCCCGCCACCCTGGCCGTGCTGCCCAAGGATTACGTCGCCGCCAACGGCACCTGGATCGGCGTGACCGCACGGGTCCGTGTGGTGGCCTTCAACCCCAAGCTGGTCGATGAAAAGGACCTGCCCAAGTCGGTCATGGAGTTTTCCGATCCGAAATGGCAAGGCAAGGTCGGTTTCGTGCCCACCAGCGGCGCTTTCCAGGAACAGGCCGTGGCCATCATCCGTGTGCACGGTATGGACGCCGCCGAGGAATGGCTGACCGGCCTGCGCGCATTCGGCAAGACCTACAGCAACAACATGGTTGCCCTCAAGGCGGTGGAAAACGGCGAAATCGCCACCGTGCTGGTGAACAACTATTACTGGTTCGCCCTGCAACGGGAAAAAGGCCAGCTCGATTCCAAGCTGCACTACTTCACCGGCGGCGACGTCGGCGGGCTGATCACCGTTTCCAGTGCCGCCGTGGTCAAGGCCACCAAGCACCCGAAGGAAGCGCAACAACTGCTGGCGTACATGGCCAGTGAAGAAGGCCAGCGCGTGATCACCCAGACCACCGCCGAGTACCCGCTGCACAAAGGCATGGTCTCGGATCGCGGCCTCAAGCCGTTCAGCGAGCTGGAAGCGCCGAACGTCACGCCGGCTGACCTCGGCAACGCCGAAGAAGCCCTGGACCTGGAACGCGATGTTGGCTTGAATTGA